From Impatiens glandulifera chromosome 7, dImpGla2.1, whole genome shotgun sequence:
ccaacacccgtcccgaacgaacacgtgcaagagaaaattgtaagtgaattgaatatgcctagttttttattatataaatgatattttatttgaattgtgcaggctgagatggaggaggttgttagtaacgaacccggaatatcggattttgaattgacggagagggtgttcggacaacaaaaacacggggtcgtgttcggaatgggatcaggcgtccggcccacacactttcgtgatgatcgtcgtagtggaaacagttcacagcgaaacaatgagcgattgttagaagagaatcaaataatgaagctcaagctggaggaactggagaagagagatgaagaaagaaggcggaaAATGGATGAATTGCAATTGGAAAagcaagaaattgtggaaagaatggagagggagaaggcagagatgaacgcgagaatggagagggagaaggcagagatgaacgcgagaatggagagagtcgaattatatatgaggcaacaaccacctcctccccccacaagctaaggttgtttcgattatgaacatgttttcattatagtAGTTGAacttataacagattgttcggaatatttgtttggtttcgaattttgtaatgttcacgatcaattaatgtgatcgtttaatgtatgctgcatttcttttatccGCACATTTTGCTgtatatattggtttggctgaacaggttttggttaggttttggttgcgagcaaaataatccgcacatttttaaaaatttaggggaaaaaaccgaaagtaatattgaaatctctcggtttttctctttttggaaaaaacgagagatattagaaaactctcggtttttagccaaagagaaaaccgagagttatatgacaaaccctcggtttttatcctaaagaggaaaaccgaaggttatttacaaaactctcggttttcctcttcgggtaaaatccgagagttttaatataactttcggttttcttgaaaaggagaaaaccgagagttagtggaaaactctcggttttacccgaagaggaaaaccgagagttttgtaaataaccttcggttttcctcttcgggtaaaaaccgagggttatttgtaaaaagaagaaaaccgaaaggtctatatacaaccctcggtttttccacaaaagagaaaaaccgaaaggtctttataaaaccctcggtttttccaaaaagagaaaaaccgaaagttcttgtaaaaccctcgttttttccacaaagagaaaaaaccgaaagttttcatataactctcggtttttctctttatggaagtcccgagagtgtcaataccgagggattgcgagggttactaaaaccttcggtaaggtgtcttcaccgaaagttatagggtcaaaaccgagagttcaaactctcggttttgacccttttttcaccagtgatatatatatatatatatatataaactaaataaaaactctaagaaagaaagaaaaggcatatgtatgtatataaaaactatttatGCACTTTGGTCATGTCTTATTTACCGTTTTACTTAGATATGTGTGTTTTCATGCAAATTAGATGTtgtaaaacattataaaaaaaataaaattattttctatttactTTCACTTACCAACTTCTCTTGTAAACAAATTTGTTCATCTTCACTCCTTTGTATGATTATCTAAAGAAAAGTTATTGAATGAATAAATTTTGTcattataaagttttaaaataattttagccataaacattaatataattttgttttataattagatCAGgagatattttcttatttttgtaaGTGATTAGTTTGTTCAAATTTAGGTTATAACAAAAACTTTTATTATTGTAATTGGTTATTCTACTTACTCTTCccaacatatatattaatttgttttatctgTGTCACTAATAAATTTGGAGAATGTCACATAAATTTATATGTCAATGTGTCCACatataacataatttctatcttaaatcttttataaatgtctacatatttgtaaataaaaatatggataaatgataaaaataacataaaatatcaTAATGTTTATCTCTtgaaataactatatatatgtttgtcttcttgtatgtatttatttatatatatagatatcccctcttctagtctAGCAGTAATAAAAGTTGGTATCAGTCTCCTTGAAACATTTTTTGgctacattttatatatatatatatatatatatatatatatatatatatatatatatatatatatatatatatatatatatatatatatatatatatatatatatatatatatatatatatatatatatatatatatatatatatatatcataatctCTATCACAAATTTTGTGTAAATGtcttcatatttataaataaaaaaatatgctaTAAATGACACAAAAATCAAATACCATAATAGTTATATCTTGAAATAACTATATTTATAGACAAATTTAAGATTTAGAGTTTATGTGTgcttacaaaataaattatgaataaaacaagtaaatgaaaattagttttttctttttttagaattaaggaagtaaatattaaattaaattaaaaaaaattatgagattaattaGGTAATTTTCAATactacaaaatttattaattattttgtataggGTGGGTTTGAGCTCatgtgtgtgtatatatatataaacttattaaaatttaatccatattatctcatttatattttttttttcaagttttatATAAGATTGTTTTCATATTATGAATGACAAATAGATTTAGAAAACTATATATGTTCTCAAAGACTTGTGAATTTTCTTACTACAAAGCTTTAATTGAATGTTTCTAAAAATAAGTTTCATTCATTTATATCAAAATGTTGTGCAATGTATTGAATTTGAGTGTTTTTTCTGAagttaatttgttattattatttgagtACATTTGCATTAGTAAACATTGAAATAGGTATGTAATTTTCATAGTTTTAACCTATCGATTTGCTTGTGAATTGAGTAATATACTTATTAATGTCAACAAccttatatttttctcttaataatattatctataataacaatcattaattttgtttttatttgcaTCGGAGTGAAATAGTTTGTGGATCGATAATGAGATGCAAGTATAGTcatgattaatttaattgattcaccaaaatgtctaatcACTAAGCTTGGTGTAGTATTTGGAGGAGAATTGATTCTATGGGTAAGAGTTTTCGCTAGCAATTTAGATTAGTCTTGGGATGGATCATTGATTAGTTTTTGAGACGACACATTATGTAGTGTAAAAAATCTAATTACGACATATTATGACTTGTTTTCATTGTTATACgtaaaatgtaaaaatgtcaTAGTTAAGTAATGTTTAATATTGATTTCTTTTGtccaattaaatataaaaaacaaacattAGAGATAGTTTTTCTCATAACAAAGTTTTGATTTTGTTAGGACGCAAGTAAATATCTCAATTTGAATAAGACGTTATGTGCTATAAAATATGGATAGTTGTAATGTGGAGCATTGTTATAATTTGTTCGCTAAAATTTTATTCGGTTTTGTTGGGAGAAATTTTGAGAGTCAAAAATTCGATTAAATATTTCGTTTTTTTGTATTAAGCGTTATTCACTGTTGTATTATGATAAGTCATTATCGTATATGTTACCTAGAGATacaatcaattattatttaccGTGACTAGTAAATATCTAGAATATTTTTGTGGAATAAATTCATGTAGATAATGTTGGAATTCTAAGATAGTTGCTTATGAGAATTGAGAAGTTTGAATTCAGCTAACTTGAATCTAGTTGTTAGTCCATTTGGTAATCTCtcttaatgaatttattttattcttaatttctaACATCACCGGAAAATGATTTGTCTTTAAAGTGGGCCAATTTGAtaattcatttctttattattcaCACCAATCTACACAATTTCCAAATTATCCTACTAAAAATCAATTCATTTGACAAGTgggaatatattaatatatatattaatgatcaAGACAAACCATGAGGAAAACTTAATTTTAAGATTATCCTCGTTTCTCAATAGGACCAATACTATTAGGgttctttgaaaaaaaaaattaaaatagaagttaattttattttgattaataattcaaatatttaattaaaagataaatcaTTCATGGAGACTATTATACACACAAAATATGCAAACTTAATGGAcaaattatattacaaaatatttactctgaattatattacaaactTATGAGACcaataaaatcttataaatttagATGGAGAGcatgaaaaatgataataactcacctaaaataatcaattttaatttaatatataacatagACGGCAGAAAATTGTCTTTTGTTGTTAAGAGTACTTTAATTAATCTTAACTAATTagatataatttcattttcttcttattaattacattattcaatttattaattatcactcaatttaatattatatattttaaattatatttttttattttattattatatattattacctaaatcattttataaaaaaaaaattacttccttcaaatcattatcatttttctttattctaaacttaaaattaatctaaaaatcCGAACTAGacactaataaatttaatagaaaacaaaattatttaaatatattaatcatgcGTACTTAGTTTTGGTCATTTGGTAAaagattaatcattttataataatatttatttaaaaagagaaaGTAAAAACATGTTCGGATAGGATTGGTGAAATAATAAGATAAGAATGACGTCAACTGTCTTCTGGAAGATGTGAGATGGACACATCATCATCTATCTCATGTAGACACGTGTCAAATTACTCCCTCAAACCGACTtcctatttaaataaattaaccaacaattttaaagaaaaaacagaTCTTTCATCTTCAAGACAtgattgtttgatgttggtttttttatttacaaaatatatttaattaaattattatatttttttatgtaaaatttataaaaatattttaattcataaattaaataattaaaaaaaatataacataatatagaaaacaaaaaataaactcCAAACTAAATCCTTGCAAAtattaagaaagaaaagaaaagaaaaacatggaggatgtttttctttttctagatAGAACTAAACTTGGGTGagtgataaaattaaattttaatggtTAAATACTGAATTTTAGATGTAATGAACTATATTActgaaaaataaacattttaataaaattgtagaTAATTAgtattcattttaataaataaaaaatatagaaccAATATCAtaaaagtattttcaaataagttgTAGTTGAATGATTATATTGTCCAAATCGATTTTCGGAAAGATTATATTTTGGTGCTTTGTTGGATATCCGAATCCATTGAGGTCGTCGACATCAATTCAATTGTTATAATTCAACTATATGTCGGTacgtgtattttttttatactcaaatatttaataataattgttatgTTCTTACAATTTGTCGACATGGTATGACGTGGCATCCGAGTGTCAAATCTCCACTATCGATCCATCAAGAATCATCAATCCACGTGTCTTGTAAATTAAGATGTTTATTATTTTCTGTGGTCAAAATTGTGTTTGAATACTATAAGAAAGAAAAGTCATCAAACAATAAATAccactcttttattttttttaaaagtccAATTCCTATTTGAGCTCAAATCTGGATTGCTTTTTCTAGGTTTTAattattcacattttttttctctaattaacTAAATATAGGAAAACAATATTGTCACTATAGACATCAGCTACAAAAAAACAATGTTtcaaatagtttaaaatataaaaattcaaaagtcaaatcaaataattgaaaGCGTGAGTCTCAATTTGTTTGagtttatgtaaaatatatcattttagttTAGTAAGAATTGAATGTAAAATCTTCAATATATATGATCATAAGACATTTATCTTTGAGTTAGGTCagtgagttttatttttttattatttcattttaacagatcaaattattaatttagactAGTAAATTAACCTATTTCTAGAAATatgaacatttttattatactaaaaacagttaaaaacaaaaataaaagtcaGACAACAACTTCCAAATATTGTGTCTGCCAAGCTCACATATAATCTTAgactagtatatatatatgtcatctAAAAGGggataaaataactaatttacgGTTAAACTATATATGTTGTATAGTTGGTTCATGTTTTAAAAGTCAATTTAACACTAAAAGACATGTGattacataattaataagaaacatattattttaagtattataatttatgagtcaaataaaataaagttaataatagaAAACAAGTTTCTCTTAGCCTGTtgctcttttttcttttcttttttaacttattaGTACTCTTATCAATGATTTTACTCAATTATCTAACAAACAAATTATcaacattatttattaaaccttaatttatttaaataaattacaaccAAGTTTAAGAGACTAAATGTCTCACCTCTTACCATAAATTTCATAAGGGCATGTtcgttaggtttatttgaataattcggaaatagaaagaaaaaaaaaatgatgattttgaaagagattttttttttgataaaatgatttaaatggtgttaatatatataaataaaataaaaaataataattttaaataaaaagtattttagtattttaataagTGATGTTGATGGACGAGAGATAGTGAAATAAtcagtttattttttataatattttaaatattaaataaaaatattttaatcaattaatctaAATAACTTCTAACatgatttttcttaaaaaaaacttttataaaagataaaaaataaacattttttgtaacattatttaaaaattaataaaaatattacttttgcATTCACTTTTTACTTTAGAATAGTCTCCACTAATTCAACaacttcttttatattaaataaaaacaaaatcacatacttttttctttttctttttcttttatttattattatttttttttttacaattattaaGAACGAATAGGATTGACccaatattaattttcaaataaaccatataaatataatatacaatcctaaattattttaaaataatcaaacatcaaacaagttctagGAGAGGTTGTTGATCTCTCTCCTTTGCTTGTCCTATAAACAAAACATCCGATGGAAGTTAGGCCAACCGTttaaatttcttcatcttcttcttcttcttcttccccatCCATCTCTCTGCAATTTCACTTAGAACATAAGCAACTTAAATAGCTTGATTCTTGGTATCATCTCAACATCAAAATTTCACAACCTTTCACCCTATATCTACAAATCATCTCATTCTCTCTAATACCCAATTTCTTTTGTGGGTTTTTTGATTCAAAAAGATCAAATCTTTAGTTAAACAACATGATCATCCATTGCAATAGAACCACCGTCTCTCTCCCTTCCCCTGACGACCGGAGAAGGTCTCTTGGCCGGAATCTTGCAGTGAGGATATCGAGGGCTAGGTGGTATAGTTTTCTGAGAAGGGTTTTTCATTATCAGAATGGATCAAGGTCTGATCTTGGATCTAATCCGTTTGATTCTGGTTCTTGGATGGTGATGGAATTGTTAGGGATGATTGTTCAACTTGTTGTGATTGTAAATACTCTGTTTGTTTCTAAAGATGAAAGACCTGTTTGGCCTATGAGAATTTGGTTGGCTGGTTATGGCGGCGGCTGTGGGTTTAGTCTTATTGTTCTTTACTTTCGTTACCGGATTTTATATAGGGCTGTCCTTTCCGATGAAGAACAACAGAGACTCGCCGGAGAAGAAGAACCAAggtatcatttttattttctgttcaaacaattattattttgagataaaaatgattatttaaagtTGTTTGAGTTAAAAAAGTtgtctaatttatattttgaaatgataggtaaaataaaatttaatatgtttaaagaTATGGTACCTCACGTATCCTTGACATTTGTGATGCTcaatgaaaatttgattagttatatttgatgatatatttaataaatataatagttttatattattattaacaataaattaatttatatgattaattgtTACATTTATACTATAAATGGTTCtgcactttttatttatttatttattattattattattattattattttgacttgGGCCgaaatataaagtttataaattgatttgaattttttaatattttataaagaatttttagatttaaatataGTCgtataatttctaattttttataatatattattcgaaGTAATTGTTTATATTACTCgattatctattaattaataaaaactaattattttaagtattcaaaaaatgttttattataaagtTATAGATCATAACAAGTTAAAAAGGATAAAAATACTTACATATGAACACTTAAAAATATAagactaacaattattttatttgattaattaggaGCATGAGATTAATGATCAATTGTCGAACATGTTTGGATTTGTTCTTTGCGATATGGTTCGTAATGGGCAACATTTGGGTGTTCGATGCTCGAGTTGGATCCTTTCGTCGAGCGCCAAAGCTCCACGTCCTCTGCATCTCCTTGCTTACATGGAACGCTATCAACTACTCTTTTCCCTTCGTTTTGTTTGTCTTTTTGTGTTGTTGTGTGCCTCTTATTAGTACCATAGTCGGATACAACATGAACACGGGTTCTCTTGTTCGAGGAGCGTCTGAAgaccaaatttcaaaattaatgaaatggacgtttaataataacaaacgaTTTGTTGATTTGGAGCATGGAAAATCGAATCTTGACAATGATCATCAAATTGCGGTAAGTTTTTATAGTTAtaatgattataaaaattatcaattataaaTGACTAATCTTTTCATTTGATGTTATTGTACTAGGAATGTTGCATTTGTTTGGCCAAGTATAATGACAATGAGGAAATAAGGCAATTGCCATGTTCACACATATTTCACTTGAAGTGTGTTGATCAATGGCTGAGAATAACATCATCTTGTCCTCTTTGCAAACAAGAATTAGATTACAAATGAAATTACCAAAATATCCTGTAACCCACTTGaaaaaaaactgtttttttaggtaaaaaatAATGAGAGTAGATAGCACACTATAATGTCATGAGTTACTTTGAGCTTATTGGCCAGTAACTTggtgaaagaaaatattttttttctttcatgtGGATAAagtgtataatttttttactttttttttgttgcaGTAATTTTTTTGTGATTTCTTTTTGGtagaaaaatgtataattatgttgtattcatatctctattttttaaaactattatatctttattttatgaTTCTTGTCTTTAATTTtgcaattttttatattgaaatcaGGGCTAGGGGTAGGGCATCTAATTAATTCTTGGATGGGCCTATCCTTTGTGGATTTGTTCCAATCATCTTCATTTTAGTTATTCAATAAGTAACCCAATTTATAGTTAaagtaaaaaatgtttaaacattaaaaagcattcaatttttttggactaactttatttttcaaaaatgtttaataataataaaaaacattctGCCTAAAGTACTTTAAGTGAAAAAATCATCTATATTCCAGAGATTTTTGTTAAACAAAAGAAGATTAACAATAATCTAAACCAAAATCTTTCATTTCATAAGATTGAATACAGATAAATTATGCCTTAAATTCAAGTAAACAATTAtgaaatactattttttataattattaaggttacctaatatatttttttaaggacTTCATATCCTTTAAAGTAAAACTTCATTTTATACCTGACAATGCGGAGTCTCAAATTGTGAAATTCGGAAGAAGATGTCTCAAATTGTAATCGATCCCTAATAAAGAATCTTAAATTGTGAGATTTGAAATAAGATGTCCCAAATTGTAATTGGCCTCAATAAAGAGCCCAATTTATTATTTCAGTCGTTATTTAAATGTGCATTCTCATTGGGTACTTGTGTCTTTTTCttaaggaaaaaaattatttaatatcttaaaattaaGTCACCTAACATGACTTTCTTTTTATCCATGTGATGGTCACATAATTTTCGGCTAAAGGAGGTAAAAAATGTTAGTTCACTTCAAAGAGATTTTAAGCTGATAATTAATTGTTCAATTTCGAATATTTGTCTAAATAACTTCTAAATACTATCATCtcatgtattaaaatataagatttaataattaagctATATTGCCTAAAATAGTTTCATAATAGGCttaatcaaaaacaaaatattggaATCCATCTCTTATCAATGCATATGAAGCTGATATATTGATTGAAAATGGTaagcaaacaaacaaattatagttcatataaattttatttcagcTTAGTctcttatttttaactaaaattatataaaaaaaagtaaatactTGAGTTATGAACATTAAAAATCTAAGATTCTCTTTTCTATTGCCACTACTATTTGTATGAATGATGAAAACGTTTTACCTATTTATACACAATATTTcagttaactttttttaattagcctaataaacttttaattttggACAACTTATTGAGTGTTGATGTGGCGAGCTGACACATTATAAGCTCTGCCAAGAGGAAAATATCAATATGAAGTGATACATGTCTCAAAATACATCAAAATTAATAAGTGATGATAATTGATTGCCATGAgcaaaaattcaatttcaaacacTTGCTAGCTTAAGTTCTTATTAAAGTAAAGTGAATTTCAATATGTTGTTTTCAGATGTTGGACATATGGCTATGAAGAACAATTAATATATCTTGTATGAATGTTGAATCAAATAAATGAGAACAAAGTTCTCTTAATAGTACTAGCTAGTGTGATAAAAACATATCAAGAATGCTAAGTTAGTTTTTGTAGTCTTATGTCCACAcaaaatttacaatattataataataataaatgtgttatGTGGTTGTTATTGAATATTGTCTTTctgaataattataaataacatgaaataaatattcaagACACTCAACACAAATAATAAGGGTCAAATTATTCCAAAACTTAAAACCATATATATGACGTTAGTATCAATGAGCAAGAGATACGAGATCTCGAATGAAGGTGGTGAGTAACAAaacttttgaaaaagaaaaaaatgaagacaaattttaataaaagtacgGTACTTTTGATAATGCAGAGTTCATAGTTATTGTGTTACATCTAAATAAAATCGAGAGGGAGACAATCAATCGTATATTCCAAATGcattattaaacaatattttcctTTCCATATATCTCATACATATAAGTCACATACATTAATATCACTAATGTCTCCATCTATAGTGTATTAATATTTGTCATTGTATAACATTTCTCAATAGACAATACAAATTTAAGGAGGACataaaaaagaagattaaaatTCCTAAATCTAAAGTacataaaaacaaattgattaAACAAGCATATACAcccttaaaataaatattgatgtttACAAAATCTGTAAATTAATAGAAAGATTAAAGAGCTAAGAATCGATTATCTTGCGGGTAAAGATTAAAGTTTCTCGGAAATTACACACATGTCTATAGTCTCGCAAGGTTTACAAAGTTGTTGAATGATCAATAAAAACtatagataaaaacataatGTAAAGACGAATGTTTACAAAAGTTTAGATTAATAAAGGGTTAAAAAGTTCGATTACCTCGTTTCGGATGAATGTTTATCGAAGATTACACATGTTTATCGTTTCACAAAGCTTCTAGATTTGCTGAAGCGAAACTAATCTGCATGTCCCATGGTATCGCCAGCCCGGTTGGTCTCCTAGACTATAGGAGGACATCATATAgggtaaaaaattaaaacgaaatattattaaagtgttcttaaacataaaaaatattataaaattatcggaatttgtttttgtgggagccattatttgtaaaattatttcattgaGAAGTGAAGATTGACCCATTATCAAAGGAAAATGTGGATCAAAACTACAAAATGAAAGAGTTGAGATCATGTGTTCTAATgattacatttaaataaattgataaaaaaggATGATGCTACATTTCATTAGACAAGTATCAATTAGTTGATACATGCCTATGCTTATAATcagttagaaaaaaatatgatagatTTATGTAGTTGTAGGATAATGGTAATAAATCTTGCCTGTGTAACTATATAAAttacaaacattattaaattttacataataGTGATTACACTAATTTTATAtcaatgaaaattaaaaatatcatgttGAGACTATTTTTCTACTGTTTTGTTGTAAGTAGACTTAttctttcaatttattattattatttttgaaaaaaacaaaattatgttattttatttgtattttatattatttatttagtttggtttaaacttttaatattatctcACCATTCTGTTATGTTCATACTTTTTCTtctgatttttatattttcaattataattattttaacgtTTTAATATGATTGCACATGCCCAACAACATGAATCTATTTATCAAATGCACAAattgaaagataaaataatattaaaatttattttaatgatgttactatagttaaagaaaaattaaatttattaaatttattaaatttatttaatttagttaaaatcttaatttgttttattttctaaatattttattttaatttataaatatatgtatgtatataattatattcattaggtaatatatattttatttctataaattataatatatagaaaaaaattaatatattatatatgatatagaGAAAGAAATAAGGAATATATTATTACGTAGAGTTAcgatagaaaaaaatattattatatataatatataaagataaaattaacatattataaaatatatatatataatattatacgataaaatatataatttataatattatatattaaaaattttgactCTATACAATtgaatgttattattattattattattattattttatagttacttttataaacaaaataaaataaagacaaaTTTACAATTTCTGATCAATTATCTGATTGAAAATCAgagttttattctttta
This genomic window contains:
- the LOC124946180 gene encoding E3 ubiquitin-protein ligase At1g63170-like, which gives rise to MIIHCNRTTVSLPSPDDRRRSLGRNLAVRISRARWYSFLRRVFHYQNGSRSDLGSNPFDSGSWMVMELLGMIVQLVVIVNTLFVSKDERPVWPMRIWLAGYGGGCGFSLIVLYFRYRILYRAVLSDEEQQRLAGEEEPRSMRLMINCRTCLDLFFAIWFVMGNIWVFDARVGSFRRAPKLHVLCISLLTWNAINYSFPFVLFVFLCCCVPLISTIVGYNMNTGSLVRGASEDQISKLMKWTFNNNKRFVDLEHGKSNLDNDHQIAECCICLAKYNDNEEIRQLPCSHIFHLKCVDQWLRITSSCPLCKQELDYK